Proteins from a genomic interval of Zingiber officinale cultivar Zhangliang chromosome 1B, Zo_v1.1, whole genome shotgun sequence:
- the LOC121987792 gene encoding protein NRT1/ PTR FAMILY 6.2-like isoform X2 has translation MKENNSNAVADAVDYKGLPADKSRTGGWVPAALILGIEVCERLSTMGIAVNLVTYLGGTMHVASAEAANMVTDFMGTSFLLSLLGGFLADSFLGRFLTIAIFALLQSLGTGMLTVTTKLPQLRPPPCGSAAAGQVSCERANGLQMGLLYLSLYIIALGTGGLKSSVSGFGTDQFDDKDPREKSQMAFFFNRFFFFISIGTLFAVTVLVYIQDNVSRSWAYGICCIAMLLAVLVFLSGTRRYRYKQSSGSPIVHILQVIVAAVRKRKLALPSDAQFMFDNFPENSKIQHTDQFRFLDKAAIIVDGESKCADDDPWKLCPVTRIEEVKMMIRLLPIWATTIMFWTIYAQMITFSVEQATTMQRSIGSFQIPAGSLTVFFVGAILITLAVYDRVIMPLMKKQLGKQGFTNLQRIGIGLALSSIGMVAAALAEMKRLSVAKETVLLHGGATVPISVFFLIPQFLLVGAGEAFIYTGQLDFFIRESPKGMKTMSTGLFLTTLSLGFFLSTFLVSVVKSMTGGGEGGRQGWLGDDINHGRLDCFYGFLAVLSALNLAAFVVCAAWTKPQSSKGEEKLSEIDP, from the exons ATGAAGGAGAACAACTCGAACGCTGTGGCAGATGCAGTGGACTACAAAGGATTGCCTGCGGACAAATCGAGGACTGGTGGATGGGTGCCTGCAGCTCTTATTCTAg GAATTGAGGTGTGCGAGAGGCTGTCGACGATGGGGATAGCGGTGAACTTGGTGACGTACTTGGGAGGGACGATGCATGTGGCGAGTGCAGAGGCGGCGAATATGGTGACGGATTTCATGGGCACGTCGTTTCTGCTCTCCTTGTTGGGGGGATTCCTCGCGGATTCCTTCCTGGGCAGATTCCTCACCATTGCCATCTTTGCCCTCCTCCAATCACTG GGAACAGGAATGCTCACAGTGACGACGAAGCTGCCGCAGCTCCGACCGCCGCCATGCGGCTCCGCCGCCGCCGGGCAGGTTTCCTgcgagagagccaacgggctccaGATGGGCCTCCTCTACCTGAGCCTCTACATCATCGCCCTCGGCACCGGCGGGCTCAAGTCCAGCGTCTCCGGATTCGGCACCGATCAGTTCGACGACAAGGACCCGAGGGAGAAGAGCCAAATGGCCTTCTTCTTCaaccgcttcttcttcttcatcagcaTCGGCACCCTCTTCGCCGTCACCGTCCTCGTCTACATCCAGGACAACGTCAGCCGGAGCTGGGCCTACGGCATCTGCTGCATCGCCATGCTCCTCGCCGTCCTCGTCTTCCTCTCCGGCACCAGGAGGTACCGGTACAAGCAGAGCTCCGGCAGCCCGATCGTCCACATTCTCCAGGTCATCGTCGCCGCCGTCAGGAAGAGGAAGCTCGCGTTGCCGTCGGATGCGCAATTCATGTTCGATAACTTCCCGGAGAACTCCAAAATCCAGCACACTGATCAATTCCG TTTTCTAGATAAAGCTGCAATAATTGTTGACGGAGAGAGCAAGTGCGCCGACGACGACCCCTGGAAATTGTGCCCGGTGACAAGGATCGAGGAGGTGAAGATGATGATCCGGCTGCTTCCTATCTGGGCCACGACCATCATGTTCTGGACAATTTACGCGCAGATGATCACGTTCTCGGTGGAGCAGGCGACGACGATGCAGAGGTCGATAGGGAGCTTCCAGATTCCGGCTGGGTCACTGACGGTCTTCTTCGTCGGCGCGATACTGATCACCCTCGCCGTCTACGACCGCGTGATCATGCCTTTAATGAAGAAACAATTGGGCAAACAGG GATTCACGAACCTTCAAAGAATCGGCATCGGCCTGGCCTTGTCGTCAATCGGCATGGTGGCGGCCGCGCTCGCGGAGATGAAACGGCTCTCGGTGGCCAAGGAAACAGTACTGCTCCACGGCGGCGCGACGGTGCCGATAAGCGTGTTCTTCCTGATACCGCAGTTCTTGCTGGTGGGCGCCGGCGAGGCCTTCATCTACACCGGACAGCTCGATTTCTTCATCAGGGAGTCGCCGAAGGGGATGAAGACGATGAGCACGGGGCTGTTCCTGACGACGCTCTCGCTGGGGTTCTTCCTGAGTACCTTCCTGGTCTCGGTAGTCAAGAGCATGACCGGCGGCGGAGAGGGAGGGCGACAAGGGTGGCTCGGCGACGATATCAACCACGGGAGGCTGGACTGCTTCTACGGGTTTTTGGCGGTGCTGAGCGCTCTTAATTTGGCGGCTTTTGTTGTCTGCGCCGCTTGGACTAAGCCGCAGAGTTCCAAGGGAGAGGAGAAATTGTCGGAAATCGATCCTTAA
- the LOC121987792 gene encoding protein NRT1/ PTR FAMILY 6.2-like isoform X1: MLALAVLLARIYIKHGDQMKENNSNAVADAVDYKGLPADKSRTGGWVPAALILGIEVCERLSTMGIAVNLVTYLGGTMHVASAEAANMVTDFMGTSFLLSLLGGFLADSFLGRFLTIAIFALLQSLGTGMLTVTTKLPQLRPPPCGSAAAGQVSCERANGLQMGLLYLSLYIIALGTGGLKSSVSGFGTDQFDDKDPREKSQMAFFFNRFFFFISIGTLFAVTVLVYIQDNVSRSWAYGICCIAMLLAVLVFLSGTRRYRYKQSSGSPIVHILQVIVAAVRKRKLALPSDAQFMFDNFPENSKIQHTDQFRFLDKAAIIVDGESKCADDDPWKLCPVTRIEEVKMMIRLLPIWATTIMFWTIYAQMITFSVEQATTMQRSIGSFQIPAGSLTVFFVGAILITLAVYDRVIMPLMKKQLGKQGFTNLQRIGIGLALSSIGMVAAALAEMKRLSVAKETVLLHGGATVPISVFFLIPQFLLVGAGEAFIYTGQLDFFIRESPKGMKTMSTGLFLTTLSLGFFLSTFLVSVVKSMTGGGEGGRQGWLGDDINHGRLDCFYGFLAVLSALNLAAFVVCAAWTKPQSSKGEEKLSEIDP; the protein is encoded by the exons ATGCTAGCTCTTGCAGTACTACTCGCAAGAATCTATATAAAACATGGT GACCAAATGAAGGAGAACAACTCGAACGCTGTGGCAGATGCAGTGGACTACAAAGGATTGCCTGCGGACAAATCGAGGACTGGTGGATGGGTGCCTGCAGCTCTTATTCTAg GAATTGAGGTGTGCGAGAGGCTGTCGACGATGGGGATAGCGGTGAACTTGGTGACGTACTTGGGAGGGACGATGCATGTGGCGAGTGCAGAGGCGGCGAATATGGTGACGGATTTCATGGGCACGTCGTTTCTGCTCTCCTTGTTGGGGGGATTCCTCGCGGATTCCTTCCTGGGCAGATTCCTCACCATTGCCATCTTTGCCCTCCTCCAATCACTG GGAACAGGAATGCTCACAGTGACGACGAAGCTGCCGCAGCTCCGACCGCCGCCATGCGGCTCCGCCGCCGCCGGGCAGGTTTCCTgcgagagagccaacgggctccaGATGGGCCTCCTCTACCTGAGCCTCTACATCATCGCCCTCGGCACCGGCGGGCTCAAGTCCAGCGTCTCCGGATTCGGCACCGATCAGTTCGACGACAAGGACCCGAGGGAGAAGAGCCAAATGGCCTTCTTCTTCaaccgcttcttcttcttcatcagcaTCGGCACCCTCTTCGCCGTCACCGTCCTCGTCTACATCCAGGACAACGTCAGCCGGAGCTGGGCCTACGGCATCTGCTGCATCGCCATGCTCCTCGCCGTCCTCGTCTTCCTCTCCGGCACCAGGAGGTACCGGTACAAGCAGAGCTCCGGCAGCCCGATCGTCCACATTCTCCAGGTCATCGTCGCCGCCGTCAGGAAGAGGAAGCTCGCGTTGCCGTCGGATGCGCAATTCATGTTCGATAACTTCCCGGAGAACTCCAAAATCCAGCACACTGATCAATTCCG TTTTCTAGATAAAGCTGCAATAATTGTTGACGGAGAGAGCAAGTGCGCCGACGACGACCCCTGGAAATTGTGCCCGGTGACAAGGATCGAGGAGGTGAAGATGATGATCCGGCTGCTTCCTATCTGGGCCACGACCATCATGTTCTGGACAATTTACGCGCAGATGATCACGTTCTCGGTGGAGCAGGCGACGACGATGCAGAGGTCGATAGGGAGCTTCCAGATTCCGGCTGGGTCACTGACGGTCTTCTTCGTCGGCGCGATACTGATCACCCTCGCCGTCTACGACCGCGTGATCATGCCTTTAATGAAGAAACAATTGGGCAAACAGG GATTCACGAACCTTCAAAGAATCGGCATCGGCCTGGCCTTGTCGTCAATCGGCATGGTGGCGGCCGCGCTCGCGGAGATGAAACGGCTCTCGGTGGCCAAGGAAACAGTACTGCTCCACGGCGGCGCGACGGTGCCGATAAGCGTGTTCTTCCTGATACCGCAGTTCTTGCTGGTGGGCGCCGGCGAGGCCTTCATCTACACCGGACAGCTCGATTTCTTCATCAGGGAGTCGCCGAAGGGGATGAAGACGATGAGCACGGGGCTGTTCCTGACGACGCTCTCGCTGGGGTTCTTCCTGAGTACCTTCCTGGTCTCGGTAGTCAAGAGCATGACCGGCGGCGGAGAGGGAGGGCGACAAGGGTGGCTCGGCGACGATATCAACCACGGGAGGCTGGACTGCTTCTACGGGTTTTTGGCGGTGCTGAGCGCTCTTAATTTGGCGGCTTTTGTTGTCTGCGCCGCTTGGACTAAGCCGCAGAGTTCCAAGGGAGAGGAGAAATTGTCGGAAATCGATCCTTAA